In Paenibacillus protaetiae, the genomic stretch AGTGTAACTTCGTTAATAGACCGGCTCGAAAAAAACGGTTTTGTACGCAGGCAGCCCGATCCCCATGACCGCCGGAAAGTGATCATCGTTCCGATCTATGAGGATAAGGAAGAAATCAGCCGCACGTACATGTCGCTCCACGCGGCAATGGTCAAACTAGCCACCTCGTATTCGGATGAAGAGCTTGCGCTTATTACGCAATTTTTATCCCGGGCTAGCAGCGTCCTAGAGGAACAAATTCGCGCTCTTCACGCCGATACGAAAAAAACTTCAAATGACAAAGGATGAGTTTGATGGCTGTATTATTGATCTATGCTACGAAAACTGGCGCAACGGCGCAATGCATTAAGGTGCTGGCAGAAGAAATTCCGGATTGCGCGATATGCGATATTCAATCGGACAAGCCTTCTATCGGGGATTTCGATTCCATTATTTTGGGCGCGGGGGTTCGGGACGGTAAAATATATAAGCCGATTCGCGACTTCATCAAAAAAAACCATGCCGAGCTGCTTCTAAAAAAAATGGGCTACTTTATTTGCAATGAGAAGGCTAAGGAGACCGGCGAAATCATCACGCGGAACATTCCCGCCGATCTCAAGGAAGCCGCTGTCTGCATCGAATCGTTTGGCGGGTATAAAGCTTATGCGGCGCCAAAAGAAGGTACAGATCCACTGAAAGGTATTTTCGTGGATCGAATAAAAGCGTTCTCCTCGCATTTCGCGAAACAATAGCCCTAAGATTGGGCTGGATCAGCCCAGTGTGCCAGTCCTCTCCATCTCATGTGACGTCCGACAAGCAAAGCCGTTCCCAGGAAGGAACGGCTTTGCTTGTCGACGCGGATTAGCATTGGCTTTCGCCTATTTGAATAGAGACTTAATTTGACGACGACAATTCAATCCGGATACTGCCGCTGTCGGTACGCACCTTAACGACTTCTCCGGATGTGCCGACAGGTTCCGGGTTATGAATGGAGCCGGAATCGGACTTCAAATCGTAAGTGCCGCCGTACGATGCCGGCAATTCGATTTTGACGCTGCCGGAATCGCTTCTCACATTGGCGCCAGCGCCGTCGTCCTTCACCATCCGGATGGAGCCGGAATCCGATTTCACATCCGCCGCACCGTTCAGATGATCCAGCGTAATGCTGCCCGAATCGGAGGAAGCCGTCACCGCCGCATGTACATTTCCTGCGCTAATGCTGCCGGAATCGGACTTGAACGATACGGTGTTGCCTTCAAAACCATCCAGCTTGATGCTGCCCGAATCAGCCTTCAGCGACAGCGTCTGGCCTTTAAACCCATCCAGCGTAATGCTGCCCGAATCCGATTCAATCGTGCCGTTCAAAGCGGCTCCCCCGCTACGCGAACCGAACCGGAATCACTGACCAGCTTGAGCGTTTCAAGCGATTGCATCGCTTCGTCAGTCAGCGACACCGTCATGATCTGCTTATCGTTGAAACCGGAGAAGTCAAACAGCCCAAAATGCCATTTTTCTTTCAGACGCAAGTTAAGCCGTCCATTTTCCACTTTAGCCGCATTAATCTGATCAATGATCTCCTGTTTTGCCTTTCCTGCCAGGTGTATGGAATTGCTTCCGTCCGTGCTTTTCACGAAGTCCACTTGAAGGCCCAGGCTGTCCGTGGCAACTGCAAGCTCTTGAAGATTACCGTCAAAACGCAGCGTATGATCGTATTCCTTGCTTTTCGTTCCGCCAAACTGGTTTTGCAGCAGCGCTACCACACCAATTAATACCAGAATCACCCCAACAACCCATCTCAATTTCATTATGTCTTCCTTCCTCTCTGTACCTCATTACCCGTCGTAATTGTTCTTGAGTCTTAGTTTACGCCATACGCATCCCCTCACCAACCTTCCGGGGGATGGTTCCAAACCCGACTTTGGTCGGAGCTTTGCTTCGGCAGAGGGATGAACAAGAGGAACCGCTGCTGGCAAATAAAAACAATCAAACCGCTGAACCTTATCAGCGGTTTGATTTCTGCCTGCTTTTTAAGATTGCTGCAGCTTCGTTACCGATGCGTTAACAGCATCTACCATGTTATCCGTATAAGCGCGGAACAAGCCCAGCCGCCAGAAAGCAGCGCCTTTCAGATTGTAACGCTTCACGAGCCCCAGCTTATCATCAATGGATTGAGGCGTTTCGCTCGCCATGTTAATGCCGAGCAGCAGCTTATCTTTCGGTACGCCTGCAGCGATGGTTTGCTCAATGCCCTGCTGCACTTTGCTGTTCGGCTCCAGCACTTGCTGCGACGTGCCGGCCGGATTATACTGATAAGCCATAATGATCAAATCATCCGCGATGCCCGCCAGCGTCTTATGATCGTATCCTTTATAATTGCTGTTGGGAGGCGGTACGGCAAGCGATAACGACGTATCATCCGGCAGCGCAAGCCGTAGCTGCTTCGCATATTCGTTCAGCAAGGATGCCTGCTCATCCTTGTCCAGCTTAAAACCAAGTCCTTCGAAATCAAGCACTACGCCGCCGAACCCTTTATCTTCTACTGCAGCTGCAATGCCGTCAATGGATTCCTGACGGAGCTGGACGCTGCTCAGCATAGTGGTCAGCTCCTGATGGCCGTCACCGGAATAGACCATCAAATACGGCTGGACACCGCCCGTTTCCGCATCGGCAATGATCGACTCCGGCGTTATCGTCCCGGATGCAGCCGGCAAGTTGTATTCTGAGCCTTGCATTGTAAAATGCCCCTGCTCATCAATTCTGCTCCAGCCGAACGCTACGGAATTCATCGCCGGGATCAAATCCCGCTCCTGAAATGAGGAAATTGCATAAAATGCGCGCAAATAAACTGGTTTGGCAGGCGATACGATGGTGACGGTTTTGGTCTCCTGCGTCCACCCTACCTTCGCGCCAAATTGCGTACTGAAGAAGCTAAGCGGAATCAGCACCCGGTTTGCAGTCATTCTTGGGGCGGCAGGCAGCTTTACGCTTGCGCCGTTCACCGTCGCGGCAGCGTTTCCGACCTGCAGCGCTACGCTAACCGGCTGTCCGCCCTTTTGGCCTGTGGCGCTTACCGTTTGTGTCGCATTATCCCAGCTTAAGCTAATCCCTAACGCCTCCCCAATCGCACGGAAAGGAACAAATGTGACGCCATTGTCCAGCACAGGCGGAGCGTCAAACGCAAGCGGCACATCATCAAGCAAAATGGTAACGGCTGGCTGGCCTTCCGCAAACACTTTTCCTCCCGCAACCGGCAGCGGGCTAAACAGCGTGAAAGCCAGTGCCGTTACGGCTGCTTTTTTTCTCCAATGTTTCATTTCTATTAATCTCCTATTTTTGAAATAGTTATTTTAACCCATTTCACACAAAAATATGAATCAGGGTCTGCTCTAGTATAGCAAATTTTGATAGATAACACCAAATTGGTAGAGTCATGGCACAGGAACAGGGCTTTTCCTTCCGAAAAAATAAATTGTAAAAATTGACAACCAATAAACGAACTGCTACCATCTGAACGTAAAAACGTGATCAGGAGAATGAACCATGGATGGGAAAGGAGCTTACTGCGGATGGATATGACCGCTTTGCTTTTACTGGCGTTTGGCGCACTTGGCATCATTAGCAGCAATTCGGCAGTTGCCATTGCAGCGCTTGTGCTGGTTTTGCTTCGTGTGACGAAGCTTCAGCAAGTATTTCCCTGGCTCGAAAAAAACGGCCTGACGATCGGGATCATTGTGCTGACCATTGGCATCATGGCTCCGCTGGCAAGCGGCAAATATAACTGGCATACGCTTGGCGGGCTTTTTTTGCATTGGAAATCGCTGCTGGCCATTGCAGTTGGCATCGGCGTTGCTTATTTAGGCGGGCGCGGCGCTTCTTATATGAGCGGGGAGCCGACGATTGTAGCGGGGTTGTTGCTCGGCACAGTGATCGGCGTTGCTTTTTTCAAAGGAGTGCCGGTTGGCCCGCTGATCGCTGCGGGAATTTTATCTGTGCTCGTTGGCAAAACCTGACTGCACGCTTAAGGAGCAGAGGCCAAACTATCGGTCCTCCTGTCCGAAAAAGCCATGCGGCGCAAGCTGCCAGATCATTACAGAATGAAAGTTGTCGGGTAAATCGCCGGGCAGGTACACATTCGCGGAAATATATAAAAAGCGGGAACCCCTGCACGGATTCCCGCTTTCCTGACGGCTGCACGCTTGCAGCCTTTTTTTGTATGCCTTGTCGCTGCTATCACATAACGGCGTCTGTAAGCTGTAACTTCTTGTATATGACAGAGCTGGTCAATTCGTTCAGCCTTCAGGCTGTTCCGCCGGTCTGACAGTCAACGCGCTATGCATGCCGGAGTAAATTCCTTGCTGCTCCATCAGTTCGCCATGCGTACCGCGTTCGGCAATTTGCCCGTGCTGCAGCACGAGAATCTGATCGGAATTGCGGATCGTTGACAGCCGATGCGCAATAACAAAGCTGGTCCGGTCTTTCATCATTTCAAGCATGGCGGCTTGAATACGCAGTTCGGTGCGCGTATCAATGCTGCTGGTCGCCTCGTCTAGAATGAGGATGGAAGGATTAGCAAGCATCGCTCTTGCAATCGCAAGCAGCTGGCGTTCGCCTTGGCTTAAATTGCCGCCATTTTCAGTCAGCTCCGTATCATATTGCTGCGGAAGGCGCCGGATAAATCCGTCCGCTCCCGCCATCCTGGCTGCAGCGCGAATCTCCTCGTCGGCAGCGTCAGGTTTGCCGTATTTCATATTATCCTTGATCGTGCCGGAAAATAAATACGTATCCTGCAGCACGATGCCGAACGTCCGCCGCAAGCTGTCTCTTGTGTAATCACGAATGTCCCGGCCGTCAATCGTTATGCTGCCGCCGGTTATTTCATAGAAACGGGCCAGCAGGTTGACGATGGTCGTTTTGCCGGCACCGGTCTGACCAACGAGCGCCGTACTTGTTCCAGCGTCCGCCGTGAACGAAATGCCTTTAATAATCGGCATATCCTTGCGGTAGCCGAACTGCACGTCATGAAATTCAACAAGCCCCTTTGGCTGGAGAAGCTCGACAGCATCCGGCGCGTCCGGTTCCTCCTCCTGCTCATCCAACACTTCAAATACACGCTCCGCCCCCGCAATACCGGATTGCAGCACGTTGTATACGTTGGCCAAATCGTTCAAAGGCCGGACAAACTGTCGCGAGTAACTGAGAAAGCTGGCAATGACGCCAACGGTTATGTTGCCTTTTACAGCCAGCACGCCGCCTACAATCGCTACGGATGCAAAACCGATGTTGTTAATGACGGCGAGCAGCGGCATCATAAAGCCGGACCAGATTTGCGCTTTAATGCTCGTTTGGCGCAGCTCTTCATTGGCCCGGGTAAAATCATTAACCGCCGTCTCTTCATAATTAAATGCTTTTACGATCAAAAATCCGGAAATTGTTTCTTCAATTTGCCCGTTTAAGCGGCCCAGATAAGCTTGCTGGCTTTTGAACAGCTTGCTGGTCCGTTTCGTTACCGTTCTGGCGAGCATGTACACTAACGGTACGGTAATGAGACATGCCAAAGTCAAAAGCGGGCTTAATACAAGCATCATTACCAAAGAGCCGACCAGCGCAATCGACCCTGCCATCAGCTGCGCCGTAGTTTGGGTTACCGAGGTGCTGATATTGTCGATATCGTTGGACAAGCGGCTCATCAGCTCGCCATGGCGCCGTGTATCAAAATAAACAAGCGGCAACTTCTGTAGCTTGGCAAACAGCGTTCTGCGCAAAGATGCCACAACCCGCTGCGAGATGCCTGCCATAAACCAGCCCTGCAAAAAGGTAAACGAAGCGTCCATTAAATACGCTGCAATAAGAGCGATGATAACCGTATGCAGCAGTGAGAATTGGACTTGCCCTTCGCCTCCGGTCATTGCATCCACACCGCGGCCGATTAAATAAGGGCCAATCAATCCGATTGCAGCGCCGACCAAAATAAAAGCAAAAACAAAGGAAAGCCGTTTCCGTTCCGGACCGACAAAGCTCCATAGCCGCAGCATTGTCTGCTTGAAATTTTTAGGTTTCTGCACCGGCCTGCCTCTACCTGCGCCGCCGCGGTTCGGTCCCAGGCCAATCATTGGCTGCTGCGGTTCCCCGCCCTGCTGCTCTCTGCGTTCATTAGGCATGGCTGGTCACCTCCGTTCCCATTTGCGAACGATAAATTTCCTGATAGACGGCGCAATTCTCCATTAGCTGCGCATGCGTACCCATTCCGGCAATTTGCCCGTCATCCAGAACGATAATGTTATCGGCGCCCATGACGGACGTGATCCGTTGTGCGATCAGAATGCAAGTAAGCCCGCTGGCGTATTGCGCAATTGACTGCTTAATCTCTTCCTCTGTTTTACTGTCCAGCGCGCTGGTACTGTCGTCTAAGATAAGAATGTCCGGTTTGCGGACAAGCGCCCGCGCAATGGATATACGCTGTTTTTGCCCCCCGGAAAAATTGACGCCGCCTTGCCCGATCATCGCTTCATATTGCTCCGGCAGCTCGGATATGAACCCGTGCGCAGACGCCATCTCGGCGGCCTGCTTCACTTCCTCCAGCGTTGCGTCCGGATTGCCCATCCGGATATTTTCGAGCACCGTGCCCGTAAACAGCAGCGCCTGCTGCGGCACGATGGCAATTTTGTCGCGCAGCTCGCGCGGCGACCGCTCGCGCACATCGATCCCATCGACCAGTACGCTGCCCGAAGTCACATCGTAGAAGCGCGGAATGAGCTTGACCAGGCTGCTTTTACCCGAACCTGTCGAGCCGATAATCGCCAGCGTTTCGCCTGGTTTGCACGTAAAGCTGATCGATTTCAGCACCGGCTCGCTGTCTTCGCCGCCGTACGAGAAGCTTACATCCTTAAATTCCAATGCGCCGGCCGTAACAGCCGGCCGTTTTGCCTGGCTGCCGGAATCCGGCATGATGTTAGTTTCCTTCAACACTTCACCGATCCGCCCGGCTGAAGCTTTAGCCCGCACGAACATGTTAATAATCATCGTCATCGTGGTAAGCGAGAACAGAATTTGAGTCATATAATTGACGAAAGCGATAATATGCCCCACCGGAATATGCCCGCTGTTTACCCGGTCGCCGCCAATCCAAATGACCGCAACAATGCCGAGGTTCATCGCCAGAGATACGCCGGGACTGAACACCGCCATCATTCGCTGAGCGAAGATGGACCTTTTCTCAAATTGACTATTAATGCCATTAAATTTATCCTGCTCATAATCAAAGCGGTTAAAAGCTTTTACAACCCTAACCCCGGACAAATATTCCCGCATCACGCTGTTTAATCCGTCCAGCGCCTGCTGCACCTTAATAAATAAAGGGAAACCGACTCTCATGTTCAGAAAAATTAACAAGCCGACAACCGGAATAACCGCCAGCAGTATCGCCGATAAATACGGGTTAAGCCGAAACGCCATAATGATGCTGCCGATACATAATACCGGCGCTTTTACAAAAATGCGCATCATGCCGTTAATGAAGTTCTGAACCTGCGTTACGTCATTGGTCATCCGGGTCACAAGCGACGCTTTATCAAACCGGTCGATATTTTTGACGCTTAACGTCTGCACCTTCTCGAATAAATCCTGGCGCAGCTCGGCGCCGAAGTTTTGGGATACCCAGCTGGACACCACATTGCGTCCGGCTGCGCACACCGCTCCGCCTGCCGTAATAAGCAGCATAATGCCGCCCAGCTGCAGCACGGTGTCCATCGCTTTTTGCGCCACGCCTTCGTCCACAATCCGGGCCATCAAGGTTGGCTGCAGCAGGTCAACAAATGCTTCGCCTGTTACCAGCAATACGGATACGATAAAAAGCAATCCGTATTTTCGTATATATTTGGATATGTAGTTCAAATCAGTCACCTTCCAGCCAGCAGCATTCCCCAATGTTTTTCTATAGCTGTAGAAAAAACAAACTGTCTTTTGCGCCTGAAGAGCGCAAAAGACAGTTTTCTATCCCATTGCCCCTACCCCGTATAATGCCGGTTAATTCGAAGCACCTGCAGGTTTCGCTTCATAACCGGTAATTTGCAGCGGCTCCTGCATGCCGACATTGGCGGTTATGACAAGGGAAAGTTTTTCCCCTTCAAAACGGGCAGCAACGGACCGCCTCATCGGAGTAGTCAAGAGACAGGTATGAATGTGCAGTGTGCCCCCATTATCCCATCCGCCAATTGCAGCGATTGATTCCTGCTCGTAGCTGCCCGATGTCCATCCATCTGCCCGGACAGTAATCCGATGCTCGCCGGCTGCTGTTTCAGCCAAAAACGTCATGGCCCCTTCGCCTGCCGGTTCTATCCTGACAGCTGTCCAGCCGAATTCGTTGGCCTCCAGCGCAAAACGGCGCTCTCCGGCCAAATGATCAGGCAGTCCGGCATTATTGAATCCGCTTGGGCGCAAGCTCAGTGCTTGAATCGCTGAACGCAGTTCTTGCTGCGCAGCCTCGTCTGCCTCAAGCGGAACGGCTGCCATCGCTGGAACGAGATGTTTCCATATCGTCTCGTAGACCGGGCGTTCATCAAGGGTAGCGGAGGTCAACGCAACAATAGCGTTATGTTCCGGGAGCACCAAGCAAAGCTGATTAAACATGCCGGTGAACCGGTATGCGCCATCCCGATAGCAGCACCAAAGCTGATAGCCGTACCCGCTGTTCCAGTCGTTGTCCGGCTCGTCACCGTTGGAGATTTGTTTGCCGGACGCTTCCGCCAGCCATTCCTCCGAAACGATTCTTTCGCCTTCCCATACGCCTTTCTGCAAATACAGCTGCCCAAGCTTGGCGATATCTTCGGTCAAAAGGCGAAGCCCGTACCCGCCGGGAATTGTACCATCCGGATTCGTATCCCACAGCTCGCCGTTAATGCCAAGCGGCGCGAACAGGCGCGGCTTCAAATACTGCTGCAGGGTTTGTCCGGATGCCCGCTCCACGATAAGCGACAGCAGATTGGAAGCGGCATTATGATAAGCGAACCGGGTGCCGGGCTCGTATGTACTTGGCTTATTCAAAAATTCCGCAATCCAGCTGCCATCCGGCGTCGGCATCGTATCTTCCGCATGGCCGGTTCCCATGACAAGCAAATCCCGGATACGCAGCGGCTGTCCGTGCCTGGAATTCTGCCCGTTCGCCAGCTCCGGGAAATAAGCGATGACGCTGTCGTTTACATTCAGCAGCCCTTCATCGGAAGCGATGCCGACGGCTGTGGA encodes the following:
- a CDS encoding ABC transporter ATP-binding protein → MPNERREQQGGEPQQPMIGLGPNRGGAGRGRPVQKPKNFKQTMLRLWSFVGPERKRLSFVFAFILVGAAIGLIGPYLIGRGVDAMTGGEGQVQFSLLHTVIIALIAAYLMDASFTFLQGWFMAGISQRVVASLRRTLFAKLQKLPLVYFDTRRHGELMSRLSNDIDNISTSVTQTTAQLMAGSIALVGSLVMMLVLSPLLTLACLITVPLVYMLARTVTKRTSKLFKSQQAYLGRLNGQIEETISGFLIVKAFNYEETAVNDFTRANEELRQTSIKAQIWSGFMMPLLAVINNIGFASVAIVGGVLAVKGNITVGVIASFLSYSRQFVRPLNDLANVYNVLQSGIAGAERVFEVLDEQEEEPDAPDAVELLQPKGLVEFHDVQFGYRKDMPIIKGISFTADAGTSTALVGQTGAGKTTIVNLLARFYEITGGSITIDGRDIRDYTRDSLRRTFGIVLQDTYLFSGTIKDNMKYGKPDAADEEIRAAARMAGADGFIRRLPQQYDTELTENGGNLSQGERQLLAIARAMLANPSILILDEATSSIDTRTELRIQAAMLEMMKDRTSFVIAHRLSTIRNSDQILVLQHGQIAERGTHGELMEQQGIYSGMHSALTVRPAEQPEG
- a CDS encoding DUF4097 family beta strand repeat-containing protein codes for the protein MNGTIESDSGSITLDGFKGQTLSLKADSGSIKLDGFEGNTVSFKSDSGSISAGNVHAAVTASSDSGSITLDHLNGAADVKSDSGSIRMVKDDGAGANVRSDSGSVKIELPASYGGTYDLKSDSGSIHNPEPVGTSGEVVKVRTDSGSIRIELSSSN
- a CDS encoding DUF441 domain-containing protein; amino-acid sequence: MDMTALLLLAFGALGIISSNSAVAIAALVLVLLRVTKLQQVFPWLEKNGLTIGIIVLTIGIMAPLASGKYNWHTLGGLFLHWKSLLAIAVGIGVAYLGGRGASYMSGEPTIVAGLLLGTVIGVAFFKGVPVGPLIAAGILSVLVGKT
- a CDS encoding stalk domain-containing protein, which gives rise to MKHWRKKAAVTALAFTLFSPLPVAGGKVFAEGQPAVTILLDDVPLAFDAPPVLDNGVTFVPFRAIGEALGISLSWDNATQTVSATGQKGGQPVSVALQVGNAAATVNGASVKLPAAPRMTANRVLIPLSFFSTQFGAKVGWTQETKTVTIVSPAKPVYLRAFYAISSFQERDLIPAMNSVAFGWSRIDEQGHFTMQGSEYNLPAASGTITPESIIADAETGGVQPYLMVYSGDGHQELTTMLSSVQLRQESIDGIAAAVEDKGFGGVVLDFEGLGFKLDKDEQASLLNEYAKQLRLALPDDTSLSLAVPPPNSNYKGYDHKTLAGIADDLIIMAYQYNPAGTSQQVLEPNSKVQQGIEQTIAAGVPKDKLLLGINMASETPQSIDDKLGLVKRYNLKGAAFWRLGLFRAYTDNMVDAVNASVTKLQQS
- a CDS encoding MarR family winged helix-turn-helix transcriptional regulator; the encoded protein is MSSNRPEQPTASQENLTKQMRGLGTRTVLYQQTVAASLGLYNHDFLSIDILHEKGPVTAGELSRLTGLTTGSVTSLIDRLEKNGFVRRQPDPHDRRKVIIVPIYEDKEEISRTYMSLHAAMVKLATSYSDEELALITQFLSRASSVLEEQIRALHADTKKTSNDKG
- a CDS encoding ABC transporter ATP-binding protein; the encoded protein is MNYISKYIRKYGLLFIVSVLLVTGEAFVDLLQPTLMARIVDEGVAQKAMDTVLQLGGIMLLITAGGAVCAAGRNVVSSWVSQNFGAELRQDLFEKVQTLSVKNIDRFDKASLVTRMTNDVTQVQNFINGMMRIFVKAPVLCIGSIIMAFRLNPYLSAILLAVIPVVGLLIFLNMRVGFPLFIKVQQALDGLNSVMREYLSGVRVVKAFNRFDYEQDKFNGINSQFEKRSIFAQRMMAVFSPGVSLAMNLGIVAVIWIGGDRVNSGHIPVGHIIAFVNYMTQILFSLTTMTMIINMFVRAKASAGRIGEVLKETNIMPDSGSQAKRPAVTAGALEFKDVSFSYGGEDSEPVLKSISFTCKPGETLAIIGSTGSGKSSLVKLIPRFYDVTSGSVLVDGIDVRERSPRELRDKIAIVPQQALLFTGTVLENIRMGNPDATLEEVKQAAEMASAHGFISELPEQYEAMIGQGGVNFSGGQKQRISIARALVRKPDILILDDSTSALDSKTEEEIKQSIAQYASGLTCILIAQRITSVMGADNIIVLDDGQIAGMGTHAQLMENCAVYQEIYRSQMGTEVTSHA
- a CDS encoding DUF4097 family beta strand repeat-containing protein; translation: MKLRWVVGVILVLIGVVALLQNQFGGTKSKEYDHTLRFDGNLQELAVATDSLGLQVDFVKSTDGSNSIHLAGKAKQEIIDQINAAKVENGRLNLRLKEKWHFGLFDFSGFNDKQIMTVSLTDEAMQSLETLKLVSDSGSVRVAGEPL
- a CDS encoding serine hydrolase domain-containing protein; translated protein: MDKFPRSTPEEQGLASAAITAFLQSVQEQSLELHSFMIVRNGYVVSEGWWEPYRSELPHMLFSLTKTFTSTAVGIASDEGLLNVNDSVIAYFPELANGQNSRHGQPLRIRDLLVMGTGHAEDTMPTPDGSWIAEFLNKPSTYEPGTRFAYHNAASNLLSLIVERASGQTLQQYLKPRLFAPLGINGELWDTNPDGTIPGGYGLRLLTEDIAKLGQLYLQKGVWEGERIVSEEWLAEASGKQISNGDEPDNDWNSGYGYQLWCCYRDGAYRFTGMFNQLCLVLPEHNAIVALTSATLDERPVYETIWKHLVPAMAAVPLEADEAAQQELRSAIQALSLRPSGFNNAGLPDHLAGERRFALEANEFGWTAVRIEPAGEGAMTFLAETAAGEHRITVRADGWTSGSYEQESIAAIGGWDNGGTLHIHTCLLTTPMRRSVAARFEGEKLSLVITANVGMQEPLQITGYEAKPAGASN
- a CDS encoding flavodoxin domain-containing protein — protein: MAVLLIYATKTGATAQCIKVLAEEIPDCAICDIQSDKPSIGDFDSIILGAGVRDGKIYKPIRDFIKKNHAELLLKKMGYFICNEKAKETGEIITRNIPADLKEAAVCIESFGGYKAYAAPKEGTDPLKGIFVDRIKAFSSHFAKQ